In the Candidatus Electrothrix sp. GW3-4 genome, one interval contains:
- a CDS encoding IS630 family transposase has translation MNNRKIQYWVIPPKHDAEFVANMEDVIEVYERPYNPNHPFLCMDEQPVQLIKETRLPIPATKNHAKRVDYEYERNGTASIFMFTEPLSGWREATARPRRTKTDWAIEVARLLEGRYAECEKITLVCDNLNTHTKGAFYEAFPPERARALVRRIEFCYTPKHGSWLNIAENELSSMTRQCLANRRIGDIETLQKEIAAWSSDVNNTQRGVEWQMKISDARCKLKSVYPKIKS, from the coding sequence ATGAACAACCGGAAAATCCAATACTGGGTTATTCCACCAAAACACGATGCGGAATTCGTGGCCAACATGGAAGATGTGATAGAGGTTTATGAAAGACCGTATAATCCTAATCATCCTTTTCTTTGTATGGACGAACAACCAGTTCAGCTGATAAAGGAAACTCGTTTACCTATCCCGGCAACTAAAAATCATGCTAAACGCGTTGATTATGAGTATGAGCGTAACGGAACAGCCAGTATTTTCATGTTCACCGAGCCTCTTTCAGGCTGGCGTGAAGCCACAGCTCGTCCTCGGCGGACTAAAACAGATTGGGCGATCGAAGTGGCTCGCCTCCTTGAAGGTCGCTATGCAGAATGTGAAAAGATAACGTTGGTTTGCGATAATCTCAACACCCATACAAAGGGAGCTTTTTATGAGGCTTTTCCTCCTGAACGTGCTCGTGCATTAGTACGCCGGATTGAATTTTGTTACACACCGAAACATGGTAGCTGGCTCAATATAGCAGAAAACGAATTGAGCTCCATGACTCGACAATGTCTTGCCAATCGTCGTATAGGAGATATCGAGACGTTACAGAAAGAGATTGCCGCATGGTCAAGCGATGTGAATAACACTCAACGTGGTGTTGAGTGGCAAATGAAAATTTCTGATGCCCGGTGCAAATTAAAATCCGTTTACCCTAAAATTAAGTCGTGA
- a CDS encoding DUF6719 family protein, with the protein MENAMKCFLSNAALIPLVMLFLTGCQQDSRNKILKKIPAKYTLSYKQIVYVENDGSCDIGQVIKVIGGKRSKGIPRRYECVSRPQ; encoded by the coding sequence ATGGAAAACGCAATGAAGTGCTTCCTATCGAATGCAGCGCTCATCCCTCTCGTCATGCTCTTCCTGACAGGATGTCAGCAGGACAGTCGCAACAAGATCCTGAAAAAAATACCTGCGAAGTACACCCTATCTTATAAGCAAATTGTGTATGTAGAAAATGACGGCAGCTGTGATATCGGCCAAGTCATCAAGGTCATTGGTGGCAAGAGGAGCAAGGGTATTCCAAGGAGGTATGAATGCGTCAGCCGCCCGCAGTGA
- a CDS encoding P-II family nitrogen regulator — translation MKKIEVIIKPFKLDDLKEALNELGINGMTVSEAKGFGRQKGHTEIYRGAEYQVDFIPKIKVEIVVNADEVDKVIEAVVTSTRTGKIGDGKIFVLPVETVCRIRTGEKDKEAI, via the coding sequence ATGAAAAAGATAGAGGTTATCATCAAGCCGTTCAAGCTGGACGATCTGAAAGAGGCGCTCAACGAGCTCGGGATCAACGGCATGACTGTCAGTGAGGCCAAAGGCTTTGGCCGACAGAAGGGACATACGGAAATCTATCGAGGTGCAGAATATCAGGTCGATTTTATCCCTAAAATAAAAGTCGAAATCGTGGTTAATGCCGATGAGGTAGACAAGGTGATTGAGGCCGTGGTCACCAGCACCAGGACGGGGAAAATTGGTGACGGCAAGATCTTTGTGCTACCGGTAGAAACCGTATGCAGGATCAGAACAGGAGAGAAAGACAAGGAGGCGATATAA
- a CDS encoding SPASM domain-containing protein: MTDTQADTREEAVDLASPTDRKTHQTASPFRKAIHLLYVPTKFCNMSCRYCYLGDLTAARPEPDKVLGTLNTALEQLLAHGYLPFNLSFHGGEVTTLPSELLDSLFSIAARHYASYGEEIKAQGFRVSPPHIKTNLFDFQRHWDVFVKHRVSISGSVDLPLRLHEQFRRDKQGRSTLNQIRENLKLLAAYPHNKKISCVVTRAHLEAVDDFIAEIRHLHDEIGLDMSRFNVMFGFDSGENRSKFQQQDQGAAMLSDAEQVRFYQAVKKAFVGTPLENALRTEWFKEFTPEYCCSSVNCGGKFFLLQFDGEVFSCPRGQSSPAYRYGNIFTDGVEAVIDNGWNMMERNENLLDIDDNCAHCPWLAHCNLGCTFVRQETGLTKSYTCLLQKQLYQDAPDRWPPLPPERITAYAQRLFLNNNLKKLKQPYTKKERVISPELFADTNTLHEIIRRDAKLQALYSNELFFLRINGVEYRLHSAILKNEMDIEVLDQSSAVLLGVREDVFRLACDDEINNYVHLMLLRDTTVVYGDEQRSKQEHIFDYSLYRNAFLAAAQQEGNYAVLDISQLLISHAPFYIDGVRNIFFITTKALREYHYSKHRKNAFYHLQAINLPFQNIEFYWQENT; encoded by the coding sequence ATGACAGATACACAAGCTGATACACGGGAGGAAGCAGTCGATCTGGCGTCACCAACAGATCGGAAAACACATCAGACCGCAAGCCCGTTCCGCAAGGCTATCCACCTGCTCTATGTGCCGACTAAATTCTGCAATATGAGCTGCCGCTACTGCTATCTGGGTGACCTGACCGCTGCCAGACCAGAGCCGGACAAGGTGCTCGGCACCCTGAACACGGCCCTGGAGCAGCTGCTGGCGCATGGTTACCTGCCCTTTAATCTCTCCTTTCATGGCGGAGAGGTCACCACCCTTCCCTCAGAGCTGCTTGACAGCCTCTTCAGCATTGCCGCCCGCCATTACGCCAGCTATGGGGAGGAGATTAAGGCTCAGGGCTTCCGGGTCAGCCCTCCGCATATCAAGACCAACCTCTTTGATTTTCAGCGGCATTGGGATGTCTTTGTCAAACACCGGGTTTCGATCAGCGGTAGCGTGGATCTGCCCCTCCGCCTGCATGAGCAGTTCCGCCGGGACAAGCAAGGCCGTTCGACCTTGAACCAGATCCGCGAGAACCTTAAGCTGCTGGCCGCCTATCCCCATAACAAGAAGATTTCCTGCGTGGTCACCCGCGCCCACTTAGAGGCGGTTGATGACTTCATTGCCGAGATCAGGCATCTCCATGATGAAATCGGCCTGGACATGAGCCGCTTCAACGTCATGTTCGGTTTTGACTCTGGTGAAAACAGAAGTAAATTTCAGCAACAGGACCAAGGGGCGGCCATGCTCAGCGATGCGGAACAGGTCCGATTCTATCAGGCGGTGAAAAAGGCCTTTGTTGGTACCCCCCTGGAAAACGCCTTGCGCACCGAGTGGTTCAAAGAGTTCACCCCGGAATATTGCTGTTCCTCAGTCAACTGCGGGGGCAAGTTCTTCCTGCTCCAGTTTGACGGCGAGGTCTTTTCCTGCCCACGTGGTCAGTCATCACCCGCATATCGCTACGGCAATATCTTCACAGATGGCGTGGAGGCGGTGATTGACAATGGCTGGAATATGATGGAGCGTAACGAAAACCTGCTCGATATTGATGACAACTGCGCTCATTGCCCATGGCTAGCGCATTGCAACCTGGGCTGTACCTTTGTCCGCCAGGAAACCGGGCTCACAAAAAGCTACACCTGCCTGCTGCAAAAGCAGCTCTATCAGGATGCGCCGGACCGCTGGCCTCCTCTGCCTCCAGAGAGAATCACCGCTTATGCACAACGCCTTTTCCTCAATAATAATCTGAAAAAGCTGAAACAGCCCTACACGAAAAAGGAACGGGTCATCAGCCCGGAGCTCTTTGCTGACACCAATACTCTGCATGAGATCATCCGCCGTGATGCAAAACTCCAGGCCCTGTACAGCAACGAGCTCTTCTTTCTGCGGATAAACGGAGTGGAATACCGTCTGCACTCGGCAATCCTGAAAAATGAAATGGATATTGAGGTACTGGACCAGAGCAGTGCGGTCCTGCTGGGAGTACGTGAGGATGTGTTCCGCCTTGCCTGCGACGATGAAATCAATAACTATGTTCATCTGATGCTCCTGCGGGATACCACCGTGGTCTATGGCGATGAGCAGCGCAGCAAGCAGGAACATATCTTTGACTATTCACTCTACAGAAATGCCTTTCTTGCTGCTGCCCAACAGGAAGGGAACTATGCGGTGCTGGATATCTCCCAGCTACTGATCAGTCATGCCCCATTCTATATAGATGGCGTGCGGAATATTTTCTTCATCACCACCAAGGCCTTGCGGGAATATCATTACAGCAAGCACCGCAAGAACGCCTTTTATCATCTCCAGGCGATCAATTTACCCTTTCAGAATATCGAGTTCTATTGGCAGGAGAACACCTGA
- a CDS encoding DUF4469 domain-containing protein, with protein MLSAEDTTLELNDVLNPDGVLRLNGTNLLFDRKDSDCGCLIEGTRSGETAQTQFASVSNTEVLLVPHIPTQDDPWNNEYTVSIHTAIPKTALYVPVLTATDCARPWC; from the coding sequence ATGCTGTCTGCCGAAGACACCACCCTGGAGCTGAACGATGTGCTCAACCCCGATGGTGTGCTCCGCCTCAACGGGACCAATCTCCTCTTTGACCGCAAAGACTCGGACTGCGGCTGTCTCATCGAAGGAACCCGCAGCGGCGAAACCGCTCAGACCCAATTTGCTTCCGTCTCCAACACCGAGGTGCTGCTGGTTCCGCACATCCCAACGCAGGATGACCCGTGGAACAACGAATACACCGTCTCCATCCATACCGCTATACCGAAAACGGCTCTATACGTACCGGTACTTACGGCAACAGACTGCGCTCGCCCCTGGTGCTGA
- a CDS encoding IS1634 family transposase, with the protein MENNTTILPQECSSKLLNHLGLVAGMYDELGLGELIDSLIHQDKEKRVVSVGQAVKAMVLNGLGFANRALYLTPHFFQDKPVDRLIGEGIEAQHLNDTVLGRALEVIYEHNPEELYSQLAARAIGRLGLLARFGHLDSTSFHTDGRYPANGSEEEEGVIRITKGYSRDHRPDLNQIVLQLICERQAGIPLLMKPLSGNSSDKTDFRETVQAHIDQMKNDFSLEYLVADSALYTAQTLKELSMILWISRVPETLNLSQEIIHEVASNLMQDPEKAASRSLGVVYGDVRQRWLVVYSPEAYQRGRKTVNKKCLKLSTNESKQFDKLCKQDFACEADALKALSRFEKKLKILSIHDARVVALPRHKGKGRPAKGKKPDFYVYRIEGNPASLLQERTRLLERKSCFILATNQLDCEELSDEELLKVYKDQQKVERGFRFLKDPMFMASTLFLKSRKRIMALMMVMTLCLLVYAALEYRIRQALEINNETFPNQKGKPAPNPTARWVFQFFSGIHLLLVGGMQQLVLNLNEHHLRLLKLLGGRYEKLYSGNG; encoded by the coding sequence ATGGAAAACAACACAACGATTTTACCACAGGAATGCTCAAGTAAACTCCTCAATCACTTGGGCCTAGTCGCGGGTATGTATGACGAACTCGGACTTGGGGAGCTGATTGACAGTCTGATTCATCAGGATAAAGAAAAGCGAGTTGTCTCAGTTGGTCAGGCAGTTAAGGCAATGGTTCTTAACGGGTTGGGCTTTGCGAATCGGGCATTGTATCTGACCCCGCATTTTTTCCAGGATAAACCGGTAGATCGACTCATCGGAGAAGGCATTGAGGCCCAGCACCTGAACGATACTGTTTTGGGCCGGGCCTTAGAAGTGATTTACGAGCATAATCCCGAAGAGTTATATTCGCAGCTTGCAGCTAGGGCAATTGGTCGTCTAGGGCTGCTGGCACGTTTTGGTCACTTGGATTCAACGAGTTTTCATACCGACGGTCGCTATCCAGCCAACGGATCAGAAGAGGAAGAAGGTGTTATTCGGATCACAAAAGGCTACAGCCGTGATCATCGTCCGGATCTGAACCAGATCGTGTTGCAGCTCATTTGCGAACGACAGGCTGGCATCCCGCTTCTGATGAAGCCGTTAAGTGGTAACAGTAGCGATAAAACAGATTTTCGGGAAACAGTGCAAGCGCATATTGATCAGATGAAAAACGATTTCAGCCTGGAATATCTGGTTGCGGATAGTGCGCTCTATACAGCGCAAACATTAAAAGAACTGAGCATGATATTGTGGATTTCCCGTGTACCGGAGACATTGAATCTGTCCCAGGAGATCATCCATGAAGTAGCTTCAAATCTGATGCAGGATCCTGAAAAAGCAGCATCTCGCAGTCTCGGGGTAGTTTATGGCGATGTCAGGCAGCGCTGGTTGGTTGTCTATTCGCCTGAAGCATATCAACGGGGACGCAAGACCGTAAACAAAAAATGCCTCAAGCTGAGCACAAATGAATCCAAGCAATTCGATAAATTGTGCAAACAGGATTTTGCCTGCGAGGCCGATGCATTGAAAGCACTGTCCCGTTTTGAAAAAAAGCTGAAAATACTCTCAATTCATGACGCTCGTGTTGTTGCTTTACCTCGCCATAAGGGCAAAGGACGGCCAGCCAAGGGCAAGAAACCGGACTTTTATGTTTACCGCATTGAAGGCAACCCAGCCTCCCTGCTTCAGGAGAGAACCCGATTGTTGGAACGAAAAAGCTGTTTTATTCTTGCAACGAATCAGTTGGACTGCGAAGAATTGTCCGACGAGGAACTCTTGAAAGTGTACAAAGATCAGCAAAAGGTTGAACGGGGTTTTCGTTTCCTCAAAGATCCTATGTTTATGGCTTCAACGCTTTTTTTAAAATCCCGAAAACGTATCATGGCCCTGATGATGGTTATGACGCTTTGCCTCCTGGTGTACGCCGCGTTGGAATATCGCATCAGACAAGCGCTCGAAATAAATAATGAAACATTTCCCAACCAGAAAGGAAAACCTGCCCCTAACCCTACTGCTCGTTGGGTATTTCAGTTTTTTTCAGGAATTCACCTGCTGCTTGTCGGCGGAATGCAACAGCTGGTCCTGAATTTAAATGAACATCATTTGCGTCTGCTGAAGCTGTTGGGTGGGAGATATGAAAAATTATATTCTGGAAATGGATAG
- a CDS encoding helix-turn-helix domain-containing protein, translated as MPKKYIVQLTPKERCHLQEVIKKLSGGSQKVRRAHILLKADANGPCWKDSRIAEAFNCRTKTVENIRQNFVLHGFQQALDGKKRATPPTPKLLNGEQEVKIIATRLGSPPPGYANWSLRLLARHVVELEIVPSISHETIRQVIKKTG; from the coding sequence ATGCCAAAAAAATACATTGTCCAATTGACTCCAAAAGAACGCTGTCATTTACAGGAGGTTATCAAAAAGCTTTCGGGGGGCAGCCAGAAAGTCCGTCGTGCTCACATCTTATTGAAAGCTGATGCAAATGGCCCCTGTTGGAAAGACAGCAGGATAGCAGAAGCATTCAACTGTAGGACAAAAACGGTTGAGAACATCCGTCAAAATTTTGTTTTGCACGGTTTTCAACAGGCTCTTGACGGAAAAAAACGTGCAACCCCGCCTACTCCGAAACTATTGAATGGGGAGCAGGAGGTTAAAATCATTGCCACTCGTCTTGGTTCACCTCCGCCGGGATACGCAAATTGGTCACTGCGCCTTTTAGCCCGACATGTTGTTGAATTGGAAATAGTTCCGTCGATCAGCCATGAAACTATTCGCCAAGTAATAAAAAAAACGGGATGA
- a CDS encoding YkgJ family cysteine cluster protein, translating to METTNPCLTCGACCAFYRASFYWAETASGTPGGVPDHLTEKMNDFRAQMKGMKGPTPRCIAMTGEIGKSVCCSIYEQRASVCRNFPPSLLDGVLNERCDRARLAHGLKPLTPEDWGVEDFPRAA from the coding sequence ATGGAAACAACCAACCCCTGCCTGACCTGTGGGGCCTGCTGCGCCTTTTATCGGGCCTCTTTTTACTGGGCAGAAACTGCGTCTGGTACACCTGGCGGCGTCCCGGATCATTTGACGGAAAAAATGAATGACTTCCGGGCCCAGATGAAGGGGATGAAAGGACCAACCCCTCGTTGCATTGCCATGACTGGCGAGATCGGGAAAAGTGTGTGTTGCTCAATTTACGAGCAGCGAGCTTCCGTCTGTCGTAATTTTCCACCATCATTGCTTGACGGGGTGCTCAACGAGCGTTGTGATCGGGCCCGGCTGGCCCACGGGTTGAAGCCGCTTACGCCTGAGGATTGGGGAGTTGAGGATTTTCCCCGAGCGGCTTGA